A stretch of DNA from Excalfactoria chinensis isolate bCotChi1 chromosome 6, bCotChi1.hap2, whole genome shotgun sequence:
CTGCTCTTTGCAGTCACTGCAGGAAAGCCACAGAGTTGGAGCtgtgaaacaaaagaaaccacCATGCTGGAGAGGACAGGAGCCCCAGAACAGTGATGGAGTGAATTCAGGCAGCGTAATCTCAAGCTCTAGTTCCCAAATAATTGGTTCTGTAGCCAATGTTCAttataacattttcatttggatgtttgtttctcctcttgACATTTCATCTCCGCCTTCAGGGTCTTGGAGTGCATTTCAGTCACCATCAGTCTAGATGAAGACAGGGACATAATGTTTTACAtcatgaagaaagaacagtttCTATGTTCTCCATAGTTCAGAGAGAAATTTCAGGCAGAATGTGCAGTATGGAAGATGCATCTATTGGGAGATATCtgtttgatgttttttgtttaaactaATCAAGAAATAGACAAAGAGGCTTCAGGCTTTTGCTGCTTGTTCATTTGAGTCCCTGGCACAAATTAGCCTGCTCAGGCTGGGTTACCAATGCCCCAAGAGAACTATCAGCTCTCTGGAGAATGAACCCTCCTGAAATGAGACTCTATAGAATAATTTTATACTCCTCCTAGGAATTTTAGGAATGTCTGTAGAGTCAAGGAAGGGCCTCAATGGGTTTCTACATTGGAACAGCCCTCCAGTGGGAGGCCTTTAGTGTTTTGCAGCATATGAGTTAGGAGTTGTTATGAAGCTGTATaggtggaataatacaagtgtatagttgtaattacagagtaaattgATAGCCAGAGaatatctaagaaaagactcaccagtgctgtggctttcagttgagatggatgctcaccagtgttgagACTCACAGCAAAAAccccacaaaggagcaatctccagaaagagatgctgccttagtggtggtcagttcttaaatgggatctaggagaggtggagtcaggctccacTCCTTCCGGGAGCAcaactgaattaccttcacctgtgctcccacagccgACCTGTCAgttgcctcagatggttaatcagaggttcaggctgtgatcaacagtttcccttgcAGAAGCCATGACATTGAATATCTGAATTGTCTCTGATCTCTGTCTTTGTCAGTAAATGCATCAAACTTTGTGCAAGTagatttttcagaagcagtCCTTGGCCTCATATCATATTTGCTACTCAAAATTAAAACTAAACCTTCCAGAAATCAGGAACTATTGTTTAGCTTGCAACTCTGTGTGCAGACAGTTAATTAATGATACAATCATGATGACACAACATTGTCGTGGCACTGAGGGGAAAACAATAATTTAGGCTTGATATGCTGGCTACAGTAAAAACACAGGGATAAAGGATAAGCTGGATTCTCTGCAGATGGATTTCATGCTCATCCTAGTTCAGCAGCAATTCAGAAAGGCTTTGGAGAATATAATTTACAAaaagattttcctcttcttagGCTTTTATGTTTAGATCAAAAGGgagctctgttttttctctcatcTACTTGGAGGCCCTAATTTGAGCTCCTTGGGCCAATTTGTATGCTTGGGCAACCATTGGCACAGGTGGTTCTTTCCAGCAAATGCTTTACTCCAGCAAAGAAATTAGACCTTTATAAAATCTATCCTTTCTGCTGACTTCCTCTGTCCCTTGTagtttttcatgcttttgcctcCTGCATCCAAGGAGCAGGCTTATTCTTACCTTTCTCCTTCAGTGTGTGTCAGGGAAGTCAGACTACCTTCATAGCACTCTGGTTTAGTCTGTTGGGCTGTAAAGCCCTTCCCTCATGTGTGGATGCAAAGGATTCATCTGAGGGATTGCCATCCCAGGGAGAGATAAAGCTGAAGTGGGCCCACACTTGAAGTTGAGTGCACCCAGGTCTACTGTTCTGCCCTTGATTCCTCCTGTGAGCTCTTTCCGATTCTGCCCTGGAGGTCTGGTTCCTGGAGGAGCTGTGTTCTCTTTGACTTTGGTTAGAGCTCCGGGTGGGTTCTTggtatttctgaaatacagaaactaATAAATGACAGCCTCTGTCATAGCTATTAATCGCAACCACTCTGTCTGTGGGTGGGTGTGCTCGTGTTACTGTCAGACTTCAGGATTTCTCAATCATTGTTAATTATCATGGTGTTCAGAGAGAACCAGTTACAGGgcattaaatttattttctccctcatACTAATTAGCTTTTATACTAATGGTCTCTAAATGTTTCCTTCCATATCCAAGAGACTACTATAGTCATACTTTTCTTGGTAGGTAACAGATTgagttaaaaacagaaaaataaataacctaaatactgtttctgatacaaaaCACCAATGAATGGCTATCCTGCAATTAGTGGAAAACAAAGAGCTATACATTGCTTGGGGTGAAACTTGGATCATACTTGTCATtagacatttttcatttccaaacttcttcctttcaaaacaaTGACTTAGTGCTTCAAAAATTAGTTGAGGCTTTTTATGTGTGTAAATGTTGCCCTTGATCACCCTGTGTTTCAGCCTCCCAGCTATGAAAATCTTCCCCATCTTTCAAACACTGCAGAGGACATAGTTCTGCTGTGGTAAACACCAAGGAAAAAcctataaagaaataaatcattccCCATTCAAAGCAAATGCAATCAATTAAATAAGATGGGAGCCACACACTGAACAAGGAAggcaaaaacaaatgttttacaGTTACATTATTTCCAGAGAATGGTCAACCTGCCACTAAAGGACTCAGTAGTCCTGTGGAGAAAAGCCTTGTTGCAACTGAGCGCTGTGTTGTAACATGTACACGGAAGGAAAATTTAATTTGAGCAATAGACTTAATATTGGGTTGTTAACTCCTGATCTTTCTCCCCACCATGACTTTGGTCATAGGTGTATTTGGATATGGACTGGGGCTTTGGCACAGACAGACTCTGtgtgaggcagaaaaaaaatacttttttcctctctctttttatttttattttttgaatttGTTGGACGTCTATTTTGGTTCCCAGAACTTGAAACTTCCCTCTTCTTCTGTTCTGTCCCACAGGTAGATGTTGCATCTGTGCACAGTCCTACAGGGCTGCCTTGGATGAGGCTCGTACAAGCAGCTGCCAATAGCAAGGAGCAGAACTTGGAAGCTTACTTAGAAAACAGTCAGTTATATTATCGCTCTACCAGGAAAATCAACAAAAATGAGGAGCTGCTTGTCTGGTATGATGAAGAGCTTTCCAGACTCTTGGGTTTCAATGAGATAAAAGCTCAGAGTCCCCAGAATGGTAAGTACCAGACTCTGGCTGTGCAGAGGTCACTCAGGACTGGAGTGAGCCTGGAACTTATTTAGTATGTGCTGATCCTGTaatacaggaaataaaagctgtctAAACCCTCAGCAGTTAAGAGGCCAGACCTTCTGCTTTGGGGCttgagctgcaggcagagagcaTGAAGAAATTTGCTTCAAAATTTGATCTAGtcaaagtggaaaaaacatttttctacatTCCCTTTGCTGGAATTAAACACAAATTATATAGCTTTGTTTTTATAGTTATAGGTTTGTTATTTTATATGATATACAAACGAATACTTGTTTGTATTTGAGTATTAAATTAACATAGATACATTCATAGCAGATACCCACTAAATCGTTTTAACTAATTTCAGCATATTCTGTTAGCTTCTATGTAGACAGACAGTACCAGCCCTGTGAATTTACCAGGGCAAAGTGCTATCTGCACAAGAAGCACTGTATTTAGATGCAAGACTTGAAATCAGCAGTGGTAATGCTATCATACAATAAGTTCAGCTTCTGTTGTTTGGGAAGTTGTCTATACCATACTAAACCTACAGCTCAGGTTTTTGCAATTCTCCCCAGCCAATCTGTGAACTTTTCTTCATACCCCAGACCTTAGGAGCTCTCTGCCATTGTTTGCATTTATAAACCGCTGCATGTTGTGGAATACTAGAGTGCAGATGCTGTTCACAATGGTTAAGATGCTTGATACATTTCTTGGTCACTGAGTTACATCCTATCAAAGGCCAGAAAGATGGTATCATGCCAATGCATGTTCTCATTCCTCCTGTTCATGATTGACATTGTTTCACATTGAATATTTTCTATGCCACAGGCATCTATGCCTTGAGACATTGAGCAGTTTGCCAAATGAGCATGAATAAGAGCTGCAGGTATTAGCATCAAATGATTTGTAAAAAGTACTAAACTCTCAGAGTACCCCCTGCAGAAATTAGAGGCTTGTGCCAAAGTCTTTTAGGCCAGCTCTAGTCCATCTCATTTCATGAgtgtagagaaaaaaacatttggcCTGTTTTAAAAATGGTGAGTGCAGTGGTATGGTCCCTAAGTTTGTATGGTTTTATCTAGACTATTGCATACTGGCAATTTTACCAAATTCAAACATGGCTGGAGGGGCTGAATGGAAGCATTTCTGCAAGTAGCACATGGAGGCAAACAGACCTGAACCATTTTCCATAACAGCAAGGCATCTCACTCTGGCTTTAGCTTAACCACGTATCACCTTGTATGGCGTAAGAGATGTTTTTGCGTTTTTGTGTTAATGGCATGGTCAGGATCTGCATCCATCCACAATTCTAACTTTGCAAAACTCATAATCTGTTGTCTATTTCTGCAGAGATGAGATGCCAAGAATGCAATCGAGTCTTTAAATGTGAGCATTCCTATCTGTCCCACGTCCGCTTCCTGTGTGTCCCAGAGAAGAGTGCCCTGCTATGGAGGAACTTCCAGGCTGAGAAAAGCACCTTAGTAGAGCAGACCACAAATTTTCACAGTCTGGCAAAGGATCTAGAGGTCAGAATGACAGCTCGCAAAGATGATGCCCATGGTCTCACTGGAGAAAAGAGAGCAAAATCAGAAGAGGCTGAGAACAACAGGAGCAGGAAAACAGTGCTgttggagaaaacaaacaatctGAGTGAGGAACATAACTGTGGAAGCAAGGAAGAGGCTGGAGGAGATAACACACCAGCTGATTCTTTCTGGAAACCCAGTTCAGGGAGGCAGTCAGCTAGAAAGGAGGCTTTCGAGCAGAAGCAGAGTGCTTTCACTGAGGTCAGGAGGatgaaggagaagctgaggagTGAGAGACCCAAAGAGTCAGACCAGGAGGATGGCACAGCTCTTGCTGGTAAGGAGCAGGTATCAAAGGAAGTGTTGTTGAACTCCTCTGGTAGTGCATTCTCCTTTGTGTGGCCCACCAGAGGCCATGGAGAGCAGAAGAGTGCTTTCAGCAAGCCCAGTAAGTGTCTTGCAGAAAGAGCGTCAATAAATTCTTCTCATCCCACGAGTGAGTCACCAAAGAGCCTGGGGGAGCTGTCTGGCTTCATCACCACCACAGACATCATGTGCTGCAGCACTCTTCTCAGTTCCAAGTTCTTTGTCAGTGATTTGTGTAATGCTCAGATGCTGCAGACTAGCATCATTCGGGGAAATGTTTTCCCATATACCTCAGAACCGTGGCACAAGCAAGCAGGACAGTTACAGAATACCACTACTACTTCAtcctccacctccacctcctcctccttgaCTCTTCTTCCCCCCACCTTCACGTCCTTTGGAGTGGCTGCCCAGAACTGGTGTGCCAAATGTAATCTGTCCTTTCGCATGACTTCCGACTTAGTCTTCCACATGCGGTCACACCACAAAAAAGAATACTCCTCAACTGAATCCCAGAGCAAGAGGAGACGGGAGGAGAAGCTCACATGTCCCATTTGTCATGAGTACTTCCGAGAACGCCATCATTTATCCCGGCACATGACTTCTCACAATTAGACCTGTGCAGATGGATCTCACCAAGGGACTGGGCAGGTTGGGTAC
This window harbors:
- the ZNF488 gene encoding zinc finger protein 488, encoding MMELTSLPKFLWTSDNKILHHHFPDILATVHTTQDIPEEAVFGPCLLQNTLLDTVAFIALKCSDTRTIHYVFKVDVASVHSPTGLPWMRLVQAAANSKEQNLEAYLENSQLYYRSTRKINKNEELLVWYDEELSRLLGFNEIKAQSPQNEMRCQECNRVFKCEHSYLSHVRFLCVPEKSALLWRNFQAEKSTLVEQTTNFHSLAKDLEVRMTARKDDAHGLTGEKRAKSEEAENNRSRKTVLLEKTNNLSEEHNCGSKEEAGGDNTPADSFWKPSSGRQSARKEAFEQKQSAFTEVRRMKEKLRSERPKESDQEDGTALAGKEQVSKEVLLNSSGSAFSFVWPTRGHGEQKSAFSKPSKCLAERASINSSHPTSESPKSLGELSGFITTTDIMCCSTLLSSKFFVSDLCNAQMLQTSIIRGNVFPYTSEPWHKQAGQLQNTTTTSSSTSTSSSLTLLPPTFTSFGVAAQNWCAKCNLSFRMTSDLVFHMRSHHKKEYSSTESQSKRRREEKLTCPICHEYFRERHHLSRHMTSHN